One window of the Capnocytophaga haemolytica genome contains the following:
- a CDS encoding DUF6138 family protein, translating to MNITATMTQQVLQGFREVLDKRKKDFTEEIVKTEDLAPFIRCEIQEGVVDYLKLRYNPELLNLWDSAPSWHSKPTKNIRIALEETPTREQLTEEIVPALKEVLYSLVFAKEYEGLFRYQVKAILDFRLRGCTYYEEFTLVNEPLREELKARVNRYVEEVIFGTRPIKQGFEIYILMQCLVDFPLMGYSYDRVKEIINHILEVLPKEKHYQEKKDYLVNSATYYLRAWEREVFRPLYFDIEKGDWSDSYTLKADFDPSAVDAAMLDFFVYSAYISIRYKNGELAAKDNLELAAKEFHSETAARYLKEGTGVIPAEELHYDDADLKATANDIFACMTLTVKQEGAEAYRKGLAYITNLLQRGFPASYHIALKGKGAKCYLPVKGLAKSATHRFFANALQYPELYPALEAYARVAMQEFAWYEDVEDGEKAVLPGTYAVMGLGLVSEAYFPLLTTYFETVDEEHQMAQLHYIDNFIERYGITEASFAVICAGILSSQSERKYKALKAFFKDKANLPLLEKELAKYEDYEQEAVRYAVGVKV from the coding sequence ATGAATATAACAGCAACAATGACACAGCAGGTGCTGCAAGGTTTTAGAGAAGTGCTGGATAAGCGAAAGAAAGATTTTACAGAGGAGATCGTCAAGACAGAGGACTTGGCTCCTTTTATCCGCTGTGAGATACAGGAGGGGGTAGTGGATTACCTCAAACTGCGGTATAACCCCGAGCTGCTGAACCTCTGGGATTCGGCTCCTTCGTGGCATAGCAAGCCGACTAAGAATATACGCATTGCCTTAGAAGAGACGCCTACCCGCGAGCAGCTAACGGAGGAGATTGTCCCTGCGCTGAAAGAAGTGCTATACTCGCTCGTGTTTGCTAAGGAGTATGAGGGACTTTTCCGCTATCAGGTAAAGGCAATTCTTGACTTTCGTCTGAGGGGGTGTACTTACTATGAGGAGTTTACTTTGGTGAATGAGCCGCTGCGCGAGGAACTTAAAGCACGTGTGAATAGGTATGTAGAAGAAGTTATCTTCGGGACGAGACCTATAAAACAAGGTTTTGAAATATATATCCTTATGCAGTGTTTGGTAGACTTTCCGCTTATGGGGTACTCTTACGATAGGGTAAAGGAGATTATAAACCATATCCTTGAGGTGTTGCCAAAGGAGAAGCATTATCAGGAGAAGAAAGACTATCTTGTGAACTCCGCTACGTACTATCTCAGAGCGTGGGAAAGAGAAGTCTTTCGTCCGCTGTACTTTGATATAGAAAAAGGCGATTGGAGCGATAGCTATACCCTTAAAGCGGACTTTGACCCGAGTGCAGTAGATGCTGCAATGCTCGACTTCTTTGTTTACAGTGCTTATATCTCGATTCGCTACAAGAATGGGGAGCTCGCTGCTAAGGACAATTTGGAGCTGGCGGCTAAGGAGTTCCACTCCGAGACAGCAGCGCGCTACTTGAAAGAAGGTACGGGGGTAATCCCAGCGGAGGAACTCCATTATGACGATGCTGACCTAAAGGCTACAGCGAACGATATATTTGCTTGTATGACCCTTACCGTAAAGCAAGAAGGCGCAGAAGCGTATCGCAAGGGTTTAGCATATATCACGAACCTGTTGCAGAGAGGCTTCCCTGCGAGTTATCACATAGCACTCAAGGGCAAGGGGGCGAAGTGCTATCTGCCTGTAAAAGGCTTGGCAAAGTCGGCTACGCATCGCTTTTTTGCTAATGCGTTGCAATACCCTGAGCTATACCCTGCGTTGGAGGCTTATGCGCGAGTAGCGATGCAGGAGTTTGCGTGGTATGAGGACGTGGAGGACGGTGAGAAGGCAGTGCTCCCTGGTACGTATGCCGTAATGGGCTTGGGGTTAGTGAGTGAGGCGTATTTTCCGCTCTTGACAACTTACTTTGAGACCGTAGACGAGGAGCACCAGATGGCACAGTTGCACTACATCGACAACTTCATTGAGCGGTATGGCATCACGGAAGCGTCCTTTGCGGTGATTTGTGCGGGGATACTATCCTCACAATCTGAGCGCAAGTATAAGGCACTCAAAGCGTTCTTTAAGGACAAGGCTAACTTACCGCTATTGGAAAAAGAGCTCGCTAAGTATGAGGATTATGAGCAGGAGGCAGTGCGGTATGCAGTAGGTGTGAAGGTTTGA
- a CDS encoding PadR family transcriptional regulator yields the protein MEQSKLLTELLQSWEDTYKKGQLTLWIFLALKHAPKYVDEIKAFISEKTRGTLLCEEQSLYRALRKYEYINVVSFELRKGNKGPDRKYYLLTPLGEALFSEFVQRNITLFYQEEIINLLKEK from the coding sequence ATGGAACAAAGTAAATTATTGACAGAATTGTTACAATCGTGGGAGGATACCTACAAGAAAGGACAACTGACCTTGTGGATATTCCTCGCCTTGAAACACGCTCCTAAGTACGTCGATGAAATCAAAGCTTTCATCAGCGAGAAAACGCGTGGCACGCTCCTCTGCGAAGAGCAAAGTCTTTACAGAGCACTCCGTAAGTATGAGTATATCAATGTGGTTAGCTTTGAGTTGCGCAAAGGCAACAAAGGACCCGACCGCAAATACTATCTCCTTACGCCTTTGGGTGAAGCCCTCTTCAGTGAGTTCGTACAGAGGAATATCACCCTTTTTTATCAAGAAGAAATTATAAACCTTTTAAAAGAGAAATAA
- a CDS encoding IS5 family transposase, which yields MKIITLIFKRLKTGCQWREIPIKEQFEEGESSWNTIYYYFNKWSKDGSFQRVWLNILEKNKSKLDLSCAQIDGSHSKTKGGESRGFQGRKAANTTNAIFLCDNQGQMLAMSPPMAGNHNDLYEIEKNLKAIFEFLEQADINTEGLFINADAGFDSKSLRDYLESKDIVANIKGNPRNGGERDNYFDEKLYERRFTIERANAWIDGQKALLVRYEKLDVNWVAMHLLAFSFFFLRKIKV from the coding sequence ATGAAAATTATTACACTGATTTTTAAGAGATTAAAAACAGGATGTCAGTGGAGAGAAATTCCTATAAAAGAGCAATTTGAAGAGGGAGAAAGCTCTTGGAACACCATCTATTACTACTTTAACAAGTGGAGCAAAGACGGCTCATTTCAGAGGGTATGGCTTAATATTTTAGAGAAAAACAAGAGTAAGTTAGATCTTTCTTGTGCTCAAATAGATGGTAGCCATAGTAAGACAAAAGGAGGAGAAAGTAGAGGGTTTCAAGGTAGAAAAGCAGCTAATACGACAAATGCTATTTTCCTTTGTGATAATCAGGGACAAATGTTAGCAATGAGTCCTCCAATGGCAGGAAATCATAATGACCTGTACGAAATAGAGAAGAATCTAAAGGCTATTTTTGAGTTCTTAGAACAGGCTGATATAAATACAGAGGGACTATTTATAAATGCAGATGCAGGTTTTGATAGTAAGTCTCTTAGAGATTATTTAGAGAGTAAAGATATTGTTGCTAATATCAAGGGAAACCCAAGAAATGGAGGTGAAAGAGATAATTATTTTGATGAAAAGTTATACGAAAGAAGATTTACAATAGAAAGGGCTAATGCTTGGATAGATGGGCAAAAAGCTTTATTGGTCAGATATGAAAAGTTAGATGTCAATTGGGTGGCGATGCATCTATTAGCATTCAGTTTTTTCTTCCTTAGAAAGATAAAAGTTTAA